CAATAGAAAAAGATATCTTTTTATTAATATCATATAATAGATATTTTTTTTTATGGCCATTATCGTAATAATTGTACCATCCTCCGTATGGTTTACCATCCATATAGTATCCAGAGTAGGCTAATTTCCCATTATTATTATATAAATATCCTTTACCACTAGGTTGTCCATCAACAAAAAATGTTTTACTTTTTATTTTACCATTTTCGTAATACATTATTTCCCAACCTTGCTTTATTCCATTTAAGACATGTCCAATTACATATACTTTACCAGCTTTATATATTGTTACTTTTCCATTAGCTTTTCCTTCTGAATTGTGGTTGATAAATGTGGCATCTTGCTTAAAAAGCTCTACACATTTCATTTGAATTTTCTCCCGATTAAAGTAAAAAATTGCAGCAATACCAATAAAGAATAACAAATTTTTATTCAATGATTTCATCTATTAATTTATTTTTTCATTAATTTTGTTTTACCCAGCCAAGTAAATCCGCTAAAGTTTTCATAACCAAACCGCTTTATTTGTCTTCTTTTTGCTTCTGATTCCGTTATTGTATCTTTTCTAACCGGATCAATCACCAAATGCTCATAAATATCCCCCTCTATTCCATTAGGCTTGTCGTTAGGTGAAGTTTTATCCTCCTTAATAAGATTTAAGTTTTTAGCCGCATCATATACATCAAATGGATTATAGATATTTGGATCAGCATTTGTCCTTAATTGTCCCATGTAACTGAACAATGGGGACATATCTCCCAAATTGCCTACTTTACCAGCATTTGGTCTTAAATGAGCATCTTGATCCTCACCTATTGAGTTATCATTGTTAAAAAAGTTCCAACCTTCACCAATTTTTGCATCCTTCGATTGCCAATTACTTAATGACCAATTAGAAGAATTATCTGATTGACTTTCCTTAGCTTGAGAATTGAAATGTCCAACTGTTGTTTCATTTTGGCCAGTATTATAACCCCATTCCTTACCCGATTTATATATTTCAGAAGGTTTATTTCCCGATATCCAATCAGCTGCTTTTCTTAACCAAGCACCTAACTTACTATATCTCCCATCAGGATCAACAAAACCAGTCGGATTATTGAAGGCGTAATTATACGGCGAATATCGCCTCATCTTCTCAGAAAGCGGATCTACAACGTTCCATCTCCCTATCACCGGGTCATAGAACCTAGCGCCGTAATCATACTCCTCTCTACAGAGATAATGTCCTCAATACTATAAACTAATCATTTTCACCCCATAATAATCAATTATACCCCCAATAACTAAAGCTATAAAACCATTTAGATACCAAAATCTCTTAACCCATTTTTTTAAGAATAACGTGTTAAATAAACTTATTAAAAATGTTCCACAAACTAATCCAATAATAGCATAAGTCCACAATATCAATGGAACTTCAGCACTAGAACTATCGCCAGCACTTAAAATGGGTATCATTACCCAAAAGATTACATATAAACCTATCCAGAACAAATACAAGCTGATAGGTCCAAAATTATTATTTAACGATCTTTCCATTTCTAAATAAATTTTAACGGTCTCCTTCGGTGTCTAATGACAATCCCAATAACTATGTTAATAATGGTTCTATGTTATTTAGCTCAGGTCAGATTTTTCACCAGCAGAAGTAGTGATTTACTAGTGTTATTTTAGTCGTTTCTCCATTTCTACAGCCTCTCTTTCTTTTGCAATTTCTTGCTGTAACTCTTGCTCGGTTGGAAGATAGGTTTTGTATTTCGATGCAAAGATTTGTTTGCTATCATTCAATAGACTGTATTTGGCTACTGCATTGTTTTTTTCGGAACAAAGTATTAATCCAATAGTTGGATTATCGCTTTCCTGTCTCATTTTTTCTTCAAAGATCCGAACGTACATATCCATTTGCCCAACATCCTGATGGCTGAGCTTGCCTTTATTTAAATCAATCAGTAGAAAGCATTTTAGGATGTAATTGTAAAAAACCAGATCAATAAAAAAGTGCTCCCCCTCTAAACTTATCCGATATTTCCTGCTTACAAATGAAAAGCCTTTTCCCAGTTCCAATAAAAAATCCTATAGCTTATCAATAATAGCTTGTTCAAGTTCCTGTTCATAAAAATTGATATTAGCTTTCAGTTCCAAAAAATCAAGTACATAAGGATCTTTGATGATATCCCTTGCTTCTCTTTTTTACCTTCCGCTTCTGCTTTTACTAGCGTCTGACCTCCTTTTTGGGTCAATACCATTCTTTCAAAATACAGACTATTTAGCTGCCTTTAAAGTGTTCTAGTACTCCAATTACCTTCAATGGCTTCTTGTATGTAAAACAATCTGGCATCCTCTCTTTCCGTTTTTAACAACAAACGGTAATGTGTCCAACTCAATTCGGAACGCACTGCGTTTCATTTTGGAAAAACAACGTAGAATTGCCTTATATAGCGCAAGTTTCGACTGCTAAAACTTTTCCCATATTCTTTGGCTAACCGAACTGATAATTCTTCCAATAAAGCGGCTCCATAACCTGCTTTTTCTTTTCCATCTTGTTCATTTTCAACAATCAATTCCCAATATGCCAATAGACCTCAACCATAGTAGCATTAACTACCCGGTAAGCGGTATCTTTACCTGTTTTATATTGCTGTAAAGTCTCTCTATATGGGTTGCCAGCGTATCGTTCATAATTACAATATTAATGTTTTCTTTTTATTCTATTGGATGATTATTTCAACAGATAATGCTCATTCAGTTCTCCTTTGATAAAAGACTGTAAAGGATACAACAGATAAAGAGACTTGCTGAAAAAGGACAGAACCATACACTAGTTATTATTGATACTTTTCTTAGGGATGCAAGTTCCAGAAAAACTTATAGTCAGTAAACAATTAAGCCCCCATAGCTATATAAACATTAACTTTTAATCCTTAATTACCACCTGCCAATTTGATTTAATTAAATCTTCCTCAGAATATTCTAGCCTTTTATATAGGCGTTTTAGAATTAAATCATCTATACTATTATGGGCTTTTAACGAATCTGCACTAAATACAAAGAAATTGACTTTTTTATTTTTACTGTTTAATAAAAATCTCTTCCATCCGCTAGCGCCATTTTCCATCGCATCAAGAGTATCATTTACCAATAATACATTACTGTAATAATATTCTGTATGATTAATACTTGGATACTCAGGTACCGTATCTATATTCCACAAAATATTAATATTATGATCAGTATGATTAACAACTTCTATTATTGCAGGAGCTGGATCATAGATACAAGAGGTCAAAAACAAAATAAGGACGATAATATATTTTTTCATAGCATTATCAATAAAAAAGTGGTGCATATACATTTGGCGGTACTATATAAGGATTAACAGGAT
The sequence above is drawn from the Pedobacter cryoconitis genome and encodes:
- a CDS encoding toxin-antitoxin system YwqK family antitoxin, whose amino-acid sequence is MKSLNKNLLFFIGIAAIFYFNREKIQMKCVELFKQDATFINHNSEGKANGKVTIYKAGKVYVIGHVLNGIKQGWEIMYYENGKIKSKTFFVDGQPSGKGYLYNNNGKLAYSGYYMDGKPYGGWYNYYDNGHKKKYLLYDINKKISFSIDYDIEGNLKLKEMNGLVVSPDFYSINSKNKAVTPLGYQLSASRVFTDVNDLYITVANPEKARLSITVKINQSQYKFLKVVNSTVKISNAFPEKGKYRILIESNLYDINNKIINGVNLIDSVIKQ
- a CDS encoding PDDEXK nuclease domain-containing protein, with the protein product MELGKGFSFVSRKYRISLEGEHFFIDLVFYNYILKCFLLIDLNKGKLSHQDVGQMDMYVRIFEEKMRQESDNPTIGLILCSEKNNAVAKYSLLNDSKQIFASKYKTYLPTEQELQQEIAKEREAVEMEKRLK